One Rosa chinensis cultivar Old Blush chromosome 5, RchiOBHm-V2, whole genome shotgun sequence genomic region harbors:
- the LOC112167069 gene encoding uncharacterized protein LOC112167069 translates to MPHLPFFHSILRAVASRWPLVLYAATWTLLLTMTVAVAAFSPEMAFVTAISPSSAFSKSCAGEGFVRIPLEYPREAMCFPAHMVRRSGLDFFVPTVFAALVVAGSALVVRSLALGVGGGGG, encoded by the coding sequence ATGCCTCACCTCCCATTCTTTCACTCAATCCTCCGAGCCGTGGCGTCCAGGTGGCCGCTGGTTCTCTACGCGGCCACTTGGACGCTGCTCCTCACGATGACCGTGGCCGTGGCGGCCTTCTCTCCCGAGATGGCTTTTGTCACGGCCATATCTCCGTCATCGGCATTCTCCAAGTCCTGCGCGGGGGAGGGGTTTGTTAGGATACCGTTGGAGTACCCGAGAGAGGCAATGTGTTTTCCGGCTCACATGGTCCGGCGGTCCGGCTTGGATTTCTTCGTCCCCACGGTGTTTGCCGCTCTGGTCGTGGCGGGTTCTGCGTTGGTCGTCAGATCGTTGGCCTTGGGGGTGGGTGGTGGAGGTGGGTGA